Proteins encoded by one window of Magnetospirillum sp. WYHS-4:
- the thpR gene encoding RNA 2',3'-cyclic phosphodiesterase, giving the protein MLRLFVGLALPAEARQRLAFLCAGVPKARWVAPESLHLALRFIGEVDEIQAEAIDANLLAVRAPAFDLALSGVGTFEQGRRMRVLWAGIEHQPVLDHLQAKVESAAVRAGLAPEGRKFSAHVTLARFKENPPRDRLAAFVLHNASFRAGPFAVREFILYRSHLGREGAHYEALAEYPLQ; this is encoded by the coding sequence ATGCTCCGCCTGTTCGTCGGCCTTGCCCTACCCGCGGAAGCGCGCCAGCGGTTGGCCTTTCTTTGTGCCGGGGTGCCCAAGGCCCGTTGGGTAGCGCCCGAAAGTCTGCACTTGGCGCTGCGCTTCATCGGCGAGGTGGACGAAATCCAGGCCGAAGCCATCGACGCCAATCTTCTCGCCGTTCGCGCGCCTGCCTTCGACTTGGCCTTGAGCGGCGTCGGAACCTTCGAGCAGGGACGGCGGATGCGGGTGCTGTGGGCGGGCATCGAGCACCAGCCGGTCCTGGACCACCTGCAGGCCAAGGTGGAATCGGCGGCGGTGCGGGCCGGTCTGGCGCCGGAGGGCCGCAAGTTCTCCGCCCACGTCACCCTGGCCCGCTTCAAGGAAAACCCGCCCCGAGACCGCCTGGCCGCCTTCGTCCTGCACAACGCGTCCTTTCGCGCCGGGCCCTTCGCGGTACGCGAATTCATCCTCTATCGCAGCCACCTGGGCCGCGAAGGCGCCCATTACGAGGCGCTGGCCGAATATCCGCTACAGTAG
- the rpsU gene encoding 30S ribosomal protein S21: MQVIVRDNNVDQALKALKKKMQREGIFREMKLRRSFEKPSERKAREKAEAVRRARKLERKRLEREGF, from the coding sequence GTGCAGGTCATTGTCCGCGACAACAATGTCGATCAGGCCCTCAAGGCGCTCAAGAAGAAGATGCAGCGCGAGGGTATCTTCCGCGAGATGAAGCTCCGCCGCTCTTTCGAGAAGCCCTCCGAGCGCAAGGCGCGCGAAAAGGCCGAGGCCGTCCGCCGCGCCCGCAAGCTGGAACGCAAGCGCCTCGAACGCGAAGGCTTCTGA
- a CDS encoding CBS domain-containing protein encodes MKIRTIMARKHRDLLTLRPEDTIQTACTLLTTNKIGALPVRDSDGHLVGILSERDIVKGIYKKGNLVPGLLVGELMTRNVRTCAPDDDVKAVMESMHANRFRHMPVVDDGELVGMVSQGDVVQLRLEQSEMEAGLMRDIAIARR; translated from the coding sequence ATGAAGATCCGCACCATCATGGCCCGCAAGCACCGCGACCTGCTGACGCTCCGGCCCGAAGACACCATCCAGACGGCCTGCACGCTGCTGACCACCAACAAGATCGGCGCTCTGCCGGTGCGGGATTCCGACGGCCATCTGGTGGGCATCCTGTCCGAACGCGACATCGTCAAGGGTATCTACAAGAAGGGCAATCTCGTCCCCGGCCTGCTGGTCGGCGAACTGATGACCCGCAATGTGCGCACCTGCGCCCCCGACGACGACGTGAAGGCGGTGATGGAATCCATGCATGCCAACCGTTTCCGCCACATGCCGGTGGTCGACGATGGGGAACTGGTCGGCATGGTGAGCCAGGGCGACGTGGTCCAGCTCCGCCTGGAACAATCGGAAATGGAAGCCGGCCTGATGCGCGACATCGCCATCGCCCGCCGATAG
- a CDS encoding CCDC90 family protein, giving the protein MTTITFDTLKFVHRLRDGGFPEPQAEAIAEAFKDATGDAELATRRDVERLEARMDARFERIDGELKLNRWMTGLLLAGVMSLILKAFF; this is encoded by the coding sequence ATGACGACGATCACCTTCGACACGTTGAAATTCGTCCACAGGCTGCGGGATGGGGGATTTCCCGAACCCCAGGCGGAAGCCATTGCCGAGGCCTTCAAGGACGCCACGGGCGACGCCGAACTGGCGACCAGGCGGGACGTCGAACGCCTCGAAGCCCGGATGGATGCCCGTTTCGAGCGGATCGATGGCGAATTGAAGCTCAACCGCTGGATGACCGGCCTGCTTTTGGCCGGGGTGATGTCGCTGATCCTCAAGGCCTTCTTCTAG
- a CDS encoding peptide deformylase, whose amino-acid sequence MSILKIARMGHPVLAAPAQPVADPTAPEIAALVVDMVDTLRDAGGVGLAAPQVHIPLRLVIFFVPEARAAAERYRAAGLGDDPDPEGGPVPLTALINPVIEPLGEEMAEAYEGCLSLPGMSGPVPRYMRIRYRGLDLEGRTVDRIARGFHARVVQHECDHLDGILYPMRIKDLSRFGYSDEMRKGSSPDSTADE is encoded by the coding sequence ATGTCCATTCTGAAGATCGCCCGCATGGGACACCCGGTCCTGGCAGCCCCCGCCCAGCCGGTGGCCGATCCCACCGCACCCGAGATCGCCGCGCTGGTCGTCGATATGGTGGATACGCTGAGGGATGCCGGTGGGGTGGGCCTGGCGGCGCCGCAGGTCCATATTCCCCTGCGTCTGGTCATCTTCTTCGTCCCCGAGGCGCGCGCGGCCGCCGAGCGCTACCGGGCGGCCGGGCTAGGCGACGATCCCGACCCGGAGGGAGGGCCGGTGCCGCTCACCGCCCTGATCAATCCCGTCATAGAACCCCTGGGCGAGGAAATGGCGGAAGCCTACGAGGGGTGCCTGTCCCTGCCGGGGATGAGCGGGCCCGTGCCGCGCTACATGCGTATCCGCTACCGGGGGTTGGATCTCGAAGGGCGGACGGTTGACCGGATCGCCCGCGGTTTCCACGCCCGGGTCGTGCAACATGAATGCGACCACCTGGACGGGATCCTCTATCCCATGCGGATCAAGGACCTGTCGCGCTTCGGCTATTCCGACGAAATGCGCAAGGGCTCCAGCCCCGATTCCACCGCCGATGAATGA